In Dyadobacter subterraneus, a single genomic region encodes these proteins:
- a CDS encoding alpha-glucuronidase family glycosyl hydrolase, which translates to MTRKLLLLYFSFILISSASFAADTLSSDGEDGYKLWLKYEPVTEPSIKAEYLKYVAFISESDHGEIMHNAVQELQTGLKSLLGKNISVSKAVENKSGGIVLRLDPKADTKQQEGYRIQLTAGNIVVSSKSENGILYGTFALLRHMQMQLSVKNLKMESSPKIRYRMLNHWDNPDGTIERGYAGSSLWKWYELPERVDPRYQDYARANASVGINGTVLNNVNASARFMSQEYIVKVAAVAKVMRRYGIKTYLSVYFAAPKTLGGLQTSDPLDPKVRAWWKEKVAQIYKEIPDFGGFLVKANSEGEPGPQDYGRTHADGANMLAEAFQPYEGVVIWRAFVYKADPNADRFKAAYEEFVPLDGKFDPKVIVQVKNGPIDFQPREPFSPLFGNMPKTPLGVEFQLTQEYLGFATHAVYEAPIFKENLDSDTYVNGKGSTVAKVVDGSLQGYMRTLMAGVANIGNARNWTGHPLAQANWYAFGRLSWDHTLSSEQIAKEWTELTLTRNKKAQENIVGLMLRSREIYVDYNTPLGLSRPWMGVHFAPEPWQNKGSRPDWTAVYYHRADSAGLGFDRTASGSNALAQYRPEVRQQWNDPDKTPLPYLLWFHHVGWNKKLSSGRTLWEELCTHFYTGADSVVWMQQQWDLAKPALDSQVYTDVAERLKIQRREAVWWRDAWVLYLQTFAKKPIPKGFEPPKQTLEEVKKSVNIYLMK; encoded by the coding sequence ATGACCAGAAAATTACTCCTATTATATTTCAGCTTTATCCTGATCAGTTCTGCATCATTTGCTGCTGATACATTATCTTCTGATGGTGAAGACGGATACAAGCTCTGGCTTAAATATGAACCAGTCACAGAACCGTCAATCAAAGCCGAATATTTAAAATACGTGGCTTTTATTTCAGAGTCTGATCATGGCGAAATCATGCACAATGCTGTTCAGGAGCTGCAAACAGGGTTGAAAAGCCTTTTGGGTAAAAATATTTCTGTCAGCAAAGCGGTCGAAAATAAATCCGGCGGCATCGTTTTAAGATTGGACCCCAAGGCCGATACAAAGCAACAGGAAGGTTACCGTATTCAGTTGACAGCGGGTAATATTGTGGTCAGCTCAAAATCGGAAAACGGTATTTTGTACGGAACCTTTGCGCTTTTAAGACATATGCAAATGCAGCTTTCGGTCAAAAATCTAAAAATGGAGAGCAGCCCTAAAATACGGTACCGGATGCTCAATCACTGGGACAATCCTGACGGGACCATCGAGCGCGGTTATGCAGGCTCATCGCTTTGGAAATGGTATGAATTGCCCGAGCGCGTTGACCCACGCTATCAGGATTATGCGCGCGCTAATGCTTCTGTCGGAATTAATGGCACTGTGCTCAACAATGTAAATGCAAGTGCGCGGTTTATGTCACAAGAGTATATTGTCAAGGTTGCAGCAGTTGCCAAAGTGATGCGTCGATATGGAATCAAAACTTATTTGTCTGTATACTTTGCTGCGCCGAAAACCCTGGGCGGACTACAAACTTCCGATCCGCTAGACCCGAAAGTACGGGCCTGGTGGAAAGAAAAGGTCGCCCAGATCTATAAAGAAATTCCGGATTTTGGAGGCTTTCTGGTCAAAGCCAATTCGGAAGGGGAACCTGGCCCTCAGGACTATGGCCGCACGCACGCGGATGGTGCCAATATGCTGGCCGAAGCTTTTCAGCCTTACGAAGGAGTCGTGATTTGGCGGGCTTTTGTTTACAAAGCAGACCCCAATGCCGACCGCTTCAAAGCGGCTTATGAAGAATTTGTACCGCTGGATGGAAAATTTGATCCGAAAGTAATTGTTCAGGTAAAAAACGGACCAATCGATTTTCAGCCGCGCGAGCCGTTTTCACCTCTGTTTGGTAATATGCCAAAAACACCTTTGGGCGTAGAATTTCAGCTGACGCAGGAATATCTGGGTTTTGCCACACATGCGGTTTATGAAGCACCTATTTTTAAAGAAAATCTGGATTCTGATACGTATGTAAATGGAAAAGGATCGACTGTCGCGAAAGTGGTTGACGGAAGTTTACAAGGCTATATGCGCACGCTGATGGCCGGTGTAGCCAATATTGGAAATGCCAGAAATTGGACGGGTCATCCGCTTGCTCAGGCCAACTGGTATGCATTCGGCAGACTGAGCTGGGACCATACTCTGAGTTCGGAGCAGATTGCAAAAGAATGGACAGAGCTGACTTTAACCCGAAATAAAAAAGCGCAGGAAAATATTGTCGGGCTGATGCTGAGATCACGGGAAATCTATGTGGATTACAATACGCCACTTGGCCTTTCGCGGCCCTGGATGGGTGTTCATTTTGCCCCCGAGCCCTGGCAAAACAAAGGCTCGCGGCCCGATTGGACGGCTGTGTATTACCATCGTGCAGATTCCGCAGGATTAGGATTTGACAGGACTGCTTCCGGGAGTAATGCCCTGGCACAGTACCGACCGGAAGTGCGGCAGCAGTGGAATGATCCTGACAAAACCCCTTTGCCCTATCTTTTATGGTTTCATCACGTGGGCTGGAATAAAAAGCTGAGCAGCGGAAGAACGCTCTGGGAGGAGCTTTGTACCCATTTTTATACCGGTGCCGATTCAGTAGTCTGGATGCAGCAGCAGTGGGATCTGGCTAAACCGGCTCTGGATTCTCAGGTTTACACCGATGTCGCTGAGCGGCTGAAAATCCAGCGCAGGGAAGCGGTCTGGTGGCGGGATGCCTGGGTTTTGTATTTACAAACCTTCGCTAAAAAACCGATTCCCAAAGGTTTCGAACCACCAAAACAGACTTTAGAAGAAGTTAAAAAGTCAGTGAATATTTATCTGATGAAATAA
- a CDS encoding NAD(P)H-dependent oxidoreductase, producing MSLVKAMEWRYATKKYDTSRQLSQQQFEDLLSAVQLAPSSYGLQPYRFISVEDSGKLEQISRAAFGQPQITTASKLLVVAVETNISDLTVKNYIDKAAVARSTDRKNLEPREQFVNSRLALLSPDQKIEWAEKQAFLAVGILVSAAAEAGIDASPMEGFDPDQVDEILGLKNQDLKSVLLFALGYRSSEDEFSVIPKVRKTREELFPAF from the coding sequence ATGTCACTGGTTAAAGCAATGGAGTGGCGATATGCCACCAAGAAGTATGATACTTCCAGACAATTAAGTCAGCAGCAGTTTGAAGATCTGCTATCAGCTGTTCAGCTAGCCCCCTCCTCCTACGGGCTGCAGCCCTACCGTTTTATTTCAGTAGAGGATTCTGGCAAGCTCGAACAGATCAGCAGGGCAGCCTTTGGTCAGCCCCAAATCACAACCGCTTCCAAACTGCTGGTCGTTGCCGTTGAAACAAATATCAGCGACCTGACCGTCAAAAATTATATTGACAAAGCCGCCGTAGCCCGCAGTACCGACCGCAAAAATCTGGAACCCCGCGAGCAGTTCGTGAATTCGCGCCTGGCACTTCTTTCACCGGATCAAAAGATAGAATGGGCAGAAAAACAAGCGTTTCTAGCCGTTGGCATTCTTGTAAGTGCCGCAGCAGAAGCTGGAATCGACGCTTCGCCGATGGAGGGCTTTGACCCTGACCAGGTAGATGAAATTCTGGGTCTTAAAAATCAGGACTTAAAATCGGTCTTACTTTTTGCGCTGGGTTACCGCTCGTCGGAAGACGAATTTTCGGTTATTCCAAAGGTGCGCAAAACCAGGGAAGAGCTTTTTCCAGCCTTTTAA
- a CDS encoding SDR family oxidoreductase — MDITNKTILITGGGSGIGYEIARLLSEQGNKIIIVGRTADKLKQAAASLKNTFAIPCDINSEQDVNKLAELITSSYPDLSVLINNAGKAFVYTHSETAGAVEKARQEMETNYFSLIRLTEKLLPVLKNRDEAAIVNVTSIVAFSPVAIIPTYSDSKAAVHSYTLALRHTLAQDTNIKVYELMPPTVNTEFSKEIGGEQRGMPASEVAQGLIEGIQQDQYEIGIGLTIGFRNQFFINEQDAFQVINQR, encoded by the coding sequence ATGGACATTACAAACAAAACCATACTTATTACAGGCGGAGGCTCAGGCATTGGTTATGAAATAGCCAGACTCCTTAGCGAGCAAGGCAACAAAATTATTATTGTCGGAAGAACTGCTGACAAACTGAAACAGGCTGCTGCTTCGTTAAAAAATACATTTGCCATTCCGTGTGATATCAACAGCGAACAAGATGTAAACAAGCTGGCAGAGCTGATAACCAGCAGCTATCCCGACCTGAGCGTGCTGATCAATAATGCCGGCAAAGCATTTGTTTATACCCATTCCGAAACAGCCGGGGCCGTGGAAAAAGCCAGACAAGAAATGGAAACCAATTATTTTTCGCTGATCCGCTTGACCGAGAAATTATTGCCTGTCTTGAAAAATCGAGACGAGGCCGCTATTGTGAATGTGACCTCCATTGTGGCCTTCTCACCGGTTGCCATCATTCCAACTTACTCTGATAGCAAGGCTGCGGTTCACTCCTATACTTTAGCGCTTCGCCATACCCTTGCCCAAGACACAAATATAAAAGTGTATGAACTTATGCCACCAACTGTGAACACCGAATTTTCCAAAGAAATCGGCGGTGAGCAACGTGGCATGCCCGCCAGTGAAGTTGCTCAGGGCCTGATTGAGGGCATACAACAGGACCAGTATGAAATTGGCATAGGCCTTACAATTGGGTTCCGAAATCAATTTTTTATTAATGAACAGGACGCTTTTCAGGTGATAAACCAGAGATAA
- a CDS encoding response regulator transcription factor — protein MKILVVEDEQKLAGFMVQGLVQAGYLVQLSNNGAEALTKATSETFDLILLDLMLPGMTGIDVLKNLRTYKISIPVIIISALGGTSQIVEGLDLGAVDYIRKPFEWEELLARIRILQRKVFSSESTRIGVNDLVIDLMSRQITRNGKQIVLTGKEFALLEYLVRNTNRVVSKNQILENVWNMDFDPESNIVEVYMYQLRGKIDKGFEQPLIETVIGIGYKLKGTKSSL, from the coding sequence ATGAAAATACTAGTCGTTGAAGATGAGCAGAAACTGGCAGGGTTCATGGTACAGGGTCTTGTGCAGGCAGGCTATCTGGTTCAGCTTTCCAACAATGGCGCTGAGGCACTCACAAAAGCTACTTCTGAAACTTTTGACCTGATCCTTCTGGATCTGATGCTTCCGGGAATGACAGGCATTGATGTGCTGAAAAATCTGCGGACTTATAAGATTTCAATTCCCGTGATCATTATCAGTGCACTGGGAGGAACTTCTCAAATTGTAGAAGGACTTGATCTGGGTGCTGTGGATTACATCAGAAAACCATTTGAATGGGAAGAGCTCCTGGCAAGAATACGAATTTTGCAACGCAAAGTCTTTTCCAGTGAGAGTACAAGAATCGGGGTGAATGATCTTGTCATAGATTTAATGAGCCGTCAAATCACACGAAATGGAAAACAGATTGTACTTACAGGTAAGGAATTTGCGCTGCTTGAATATCTTGTAAGAAACACAAACCGTGTTGTGAGTAAAAACCAGATCCTGGAAAATGTATGGAATATGGATTTTGACCCCGAAAGTAATATCGTTGAAGTATATATGTACCAGCTTCGCGGGAAAATTGACAAAGGGTTTGAGCAGCCACTGATTGAAACGGTGATTGGAATTGGCTACAAACTTAAAGGAACAAAATCGTCCTTATGA
- a CDS encoding sensor histidine kinase yields the protein MKTPVSYPFYSSLRFRFGLIFGFVFLCFLLIAGFTLYSNVRQQFEKSFAARLQTQGNAILRQTDVSPLTIPLPTQNEYFLLIYQANDRQDTLFNNLPIQLKSSENNANSSSWRYKVMIRNLETGASIRIVYMLAATELTADINRLKIILFFYFPVSFLAALVAGYFLSGFLLRPVENIVKKADQISLQNQIILLEEPAVRDELHKLTGSLNNMLNRIQKQAKEQNAFFASASHELRTPLSVMLTELQIIDAGSLVPDIKSVIENQIVEVRRLNKLVNDFLLMSQLKSRALILNKSQVNLPELAIEILESLTKKAQLKSQTFKVALVPETGTFNVFTDQSHLKTMLSNLIENAIRHGRPESAIDIEVIQVNQGIVFEIKNESLMAVSDISVITNEFSKQDLNNEGFGLGLWIVSRLCEIIGAEFRIFYIAPYFRVELGFKNEQ from the coding sequence ATGAAAACGCCTGTCTCCTATCCTTTTTATTCCAGTCTCAGGTTCCGGTTCGGGCTAATTTTCGGATTTGTTTTTCTGTGTTTTTTACTGATCGCAGGCTTTACTCTGTATTCAAATGTTAGGCAGCAGTTTGAAAAAAGTTTCGCAGCCAGGCTGCAAACGCAGGGAAACGCAATTCTTCGTCAGACAGATGTAAGCCCGCTTACCATACCATTACCAACGCAGAATGAATATTTTCTGTTGATTTATCAGGCTAATGACAGACAGGATACACTTTTCAATAATCTGCCCATTCAGCTCAAAAGCTCAGAAAACAATGCAAATTCTTCCTCTTGGCGATATAAGGTAATGATAAGAAATCTAGAGACAGGAGCCAGCATTCGCATCGTATATATGCTTGCCGCCACGGAATTGACGGCTGATATCAACAGATTAAAAATCATATTATTCTTTTATTTTCCGGTTTCATTTCTTGCTGCGCTGGTTGCGGGTTATTTTCTTTCCGGATTCCTGCTTCGCCCGGTTGAAAATATTGTAAAAAAAGCTGATCAGATCAGTCTGCAAAATCAGATTATTCTGCTTGAAGAGCCCGCTGTTAGAGACGAACTGCATAAACTCACGGGATCTCTCAACAACATGCTAAACCGGATACAAAAACAGGCCAAGGAGCAAAATGCTTTTTTTGCCTCAGCCTCTCATGAGCTTAGAACACCACTAAGTGTGATGCTGACCGAGCTTCAAATTATTGATGCAGGCAGCCTTGTTCCTGATATAAAATCTGTCATTGAAAATCAAATTGTGGAAGTAAGGCGCTTAAACAAGCTTGTGAACGATTTTCTGCTCATGAGTCAGCTTAAATCACGGGCATTGATTCTAAATAAAAGCCAGGTTAACCTGCCGGAACTAGCCATAGAGATACTGGAGAGCTTAACTAAAAAAGCGCAGCTGAAAAGCCAGACCTTCAAAGTTGCACTGGTACCCGAAACCGGAACATTCAACGTCTTTACTGACCAGTCACATCTGAAAACAATGCTGTCAAATTTGATTGAAAATGCGATCAGGCATGGTCGCCCCGAATCTGCAATAGACATTGAGGTAATTCAGGTTAATCAGGGCATTGTATTTGAAATAAAGAATGAGTCACTCATGGCAGTAAGTGATATTTCAGTGATTACAAATGAATTCAGTAAACAGGATTTAAACAATGAAGGGTTTGGGCTTGGGCTTTGGATAGTAAGCCGGCTTTGCGAGATAATTGGTGCTGAATTTAGGATTTTCTATATCGCACCCTATTTCAGGGTTGAATTAGGCTTTAAAAATGAACAGTGA
- a CDS encoding SDR family oxidoreductase, whose protein sequence is MDIKNKTALVTGAGSGIGYQIAKLLKEQGNNVIIAGRNAEKITKAAEELSVTALVCDLTKPADIEALVSRVKTEFPELSILVNNAGVAHLYKLGEGADAFTKATAEFQVNYFGPVLLTEKLLPILKQQPEAAVINITSNVTFHPLVVLPTYSDTKAALHSHTVALRHTLAKDTAVKVYEVMPSLVNTEATKDMGGESGMHPGEVAQATLAGIKAGQYEIYVGDTGSQRAAYLANPENAVASFNNRF, encoded by the coding sequence ATGGACATCAAAAATAAGACAGCGCTGGTCACCGGAGCAGGGTCAGGCATTGGTTATCAGATAGCCAAACTACTTAAAGAGCAGGGAAACAACGTTATCATCGCCGGGCGTAATGCCGAAAAGATAACAAAAGCAGCCGAAGAACTCAGCGTAACGGCGCTTGTCTGCGATCTGACAAAACCAGCCGATATTGAAGCGCTGGTTAGCAGAGTCAAGACAGAATTTCCAGAGCTGAGTATTCTGGTTAACAATGCAGGTGTAGCCCATCTATATAAACTGGGTGAAGGTGCAGACGCATTTACAAAAGCAACTGCCGAATTTCAGGTAAACTATTTCGGGCCGGTGCTGCTGACTGAAAAGCTTTTACCAATCCTGAAACAGCAGCCCGAAGCTGCCGTTATAAATATTACTTCGAATGTAACATTTCATCCGCTTGTGGTTTTACCAACCTATTCAGATACGAAAGCGGCATTGCATTCACACACGGTTGCGCTCAGACATACACTGGCAAAAGATACCGCAGTAAAGGTTTACGAGGTGATGCCTTCACTGGTCAATACCGAAGCCACAAAAGATATGGGAGGTGAAAGCGGCATGCACCCAGGAGAGGTAGCCCAGGCTACCTTAGCCGGAATCAAGGCTGGTCAGTATGAGATTTATGTTGGCGATACCGGCTCGCAGCGAGCAGCTTACCTCGCTAATCCCGAAAACGCAGTTGCTTCGTTTAACAATAGATTCTAA
- a CDS encoding winged helix-turn-helix transcriptional regulator — protein sequence MKEIKPRSGCPLSYTLDFFGDKWSLLIMRDMVIGGKATYGEFLGSDEKIATNILADRLSMLETYGFVTKQVAPDKKSKFVYRLTEKGIGLVPVILEIGLWGSQFHPPGLGAELIDALHVDRTGTIQKIQDSLRSKLA from the coding sequence ATGAAAGAGATTAAACCGCGTTCAGGGTGCCCTTTAAGTTATACCCTTGATTTTTTTGGCGATAAATGGTCGCTTCTGATCATGCGCGATATGGTTATTGGGGGTAAAGCAACTTATGGAGAGTTCCTGGGGTCAGATGAAAAAATTGCAACCAATATTCTGGCTGACAGGCTTAGCATGCTTGAAACCTACGGCTTTGTGACCAAACAGGTCGCACCGGATAAAAAATCGAAGTTTGTTTACAGATTAACAGAGAAAGGAATAGGACTGGTCCCGGTGATTTTAGAAATCGGTCTGTGGGGTTCGCAGTTTCATCCGCCGGGACTTGGCGCCGAACTCATTGATGCCTTGCATGTTGACAGAACTGGTACTATTCAGAAAATTCAGGACTCTCTACGAAGTAAGCTTGCCTAA
- a CDS encoding putative quinol monooxygenase, protein MSSLKYIVMAQVSVQPEHLQEVIALSAKTLKLTLEEPGCEAFYQTCKTDDPHTLVFFEVFTSREAFDLHMAADYTRAFFDGVKDKVSAKPESVTLQQL, encoded by the coding sequence ATGAGTAGTTTGAAATATATTGTAATGGCTCAGGTATCTGTGCAGCCAGAGCATCTGCAGGAAGTCATAGCGCTTTCGGCAAAAACTTTGAAGCTTACGCTCGAAGAACCTGGATGTGAGGCCTTTTACCAGACCTGCAAAACGGATGATCCGCATACATTGGTTTTTTTTGAAGTATTTACTTCCCGGGAAGCTTTCGATCTGCATATGGCTGCTGATTACACCAGAGCATTTTTCGACGGTGTAAAGGACAAGGTTTCTGCAAAACCAGAGAGTGTAACCCTGCAACAGCTATAA
- a CDS encoding GNAT family N-acetyltransferase, with translation MIDELNNPVWSALITGNRTLATGGQHAKAFHAGISPFVAVEQNSREHYQLLTQVATGEGPVAVFTTDKDLDPSPWEISSRIDGYQMMFEGETPQSPSGLSISKLTEEHVPAMLELTRISPPGPFMEGTIRFGGYEGIFDGQQLVAMAGHRFHSGHHVEISAVCTHPDYTGRGYARALIQNQIIQIRASGNVPYLHVRSDNVRAYQIYQNMGFVTRTEMIIYILKK, from the coding sequence ATGATAGATGAACTTAACAATCCTGTCTGGTCAGCGCTGATCACGGGAAACAGGACGCTGGCCACAGGTGGTCAACATGCAAAAGCCTTCCATGCGGGCATCTCGCCGTTTGTCGCCGTCGAACAAAATAGCCGGGAGCATTATCAGCTTTTAACCCAGGTTGCCACAGGTGAGGGGCCTGTCGCTGTTTTTACAACGGATAAAGACCTTGATCCAAGCCCTTGGGAGATATCAAGCCGTATTGACGGTTACCAGATGATGTTTGAAGGAGAGACCCCACAATCCCCATCCGGTTTATCTATAAGCAAATTAACCGAAGAGCATGTTCCGGCAATGCTTGAACTAACACGCATTAGTCCGCCAGGTCCTTTTATGGAAGGCACCATCAGGTTTGGCGGTTATGAAGGAATTTTTGATGGTCAGCAGCTGGTTGCCATGGCCGGTCACCGCTTTCATAGCGGCCACCACGTGGAGATAAGCGCTGTTTGCACACATCCTGACTACACCGGTAGAGGTTACGCCAGGGCGCTGATCCAGAACCAGATCATTCAGATTCGGGCTAGTGGCAATGTGCCTTATCTCCATGTAAGATCGGATAATGTAAGGGCATATCAAATTTATCAGAACATGGGTTTTGTTACCCGCACTGAAATGATTATTTATATTTTAAAAAAATAG